One region of Brachybacterium saurashtrense genomic DNA includes:
- the nucS gene encoding endonuclease NucS encodes MRLVVARCSVDYTGRLTAHLPLAPRLLIIKADGSVLVHSDGGSYKPLNWMSPPCTLTTSRRGDAEAQEDPEGDWIEQWDVVHDKSGDRLRVRLHEIHEDSAHELGVDPGLQKDGVEAHLQALLAENIGTLGEGWSLVRREYFTAIGPVDILARDENGGSVAIEIKRRGEIDGVEQLTRYLELLNRDPLLAPVRGVFAAQAIKPQAKVLAADRGIDCVTLDYDALRGIDDAESRLF; translated from the coding sequence GTGCGTCTCGTCGTTGCCCGCTGCTCCGTCGACTACACCGGTCGACTCACCGCCCACCTCCCGCTGGCGCCGCGCCTGCTGATCATCAAGGCCGATGGCAGCGTGCTGGTCCACTCCGACGGCGGCAGCTACAAACCCTTGAACTGGATGAGCCCGCCCTGCACGCTCACCACCTCCCGCCGCGGCGACGCCGAGGCGCAGGAGGATCCGGAGGGCGACTGGATCGAGCAGTGGGACGTGGTGCACGACAAGTCCGGGGATCGGCTGCGGGTACGGCTGCACGAGATCCACGAGGACTCCGCGCACGAGCTCGGCGTGGACCCCGGCCTGCAGAAGGATGGCGTGGAGGCGCACCTGCAGGCCCTGCTGGCGGAGAACATCGGCACCCTCGGCGAGGGGTGGTCGCTGGTGCGCCGCGAGTACTTCACCGCGATCGGCCCCGTGGACATCCTCGCGCGTGACGAGAACGGCGGCTCCGTGGCCATCGAGATCAAGCGTCGCGGAGAGATCGACGGCGTCGAGCAGCTCACCCGGTACCTCGAGCTGCTGAACCGTGATCCGCTACTCGCCCCGGTGCGCGGCGTCTTCGCCGCCCAGGCGATCAAGCCGCAGGCCAAGGTGCTCGCCGCCGACCGCGGGATCGACTGCGTGACCCTCGACTACGACGCGCTGCGCGGCATCGACGACGCCGAGTCCCGCCTGTTCTGA